Below is a genomic region from Paenibacillus rhizovicinus.
TATACTGCGCCGATCACGGCTCTTTCCGAAGGCGGATTTGCAGGAACAAGCCCGTTCGTCGTGAAGGCCGTAGCGAAATCGCCGACGCTTATTTCGTCCGACGTCGTTACCTTATCCTTCAATCAGCAGACGATCACATCGAATGCTGATGCGAAACAGCTTGCTGACAAAACTGATGTCTGGGTAAAAGGAATCGGTACGTACTTGAACGGAAATACGACCTTATACATCCAAGACGGCATGAAGGCCGGCAGCGGGATCACGATTTTTAAATCCGGCGCAGACTTCTCATCCTATGTGGGGCAAGAAATCTATGTCCACGGGAAAACGTCGCTGTATAACGGTTTGATGGAGATTGCTCCAGATGCTGTGGACGCGGCGCATATCGTTGTGCGCAACGCTGCTCCGACTCCCGTGACGCCGACCAAAATCATGTTCAGTCAGCTTGCTGACAGAACCTATGAGGGCATGCTGGTCGCTTTCGACACGGTAAAACTCGACGCGATCGCCGGTACGGGAACGAGCTATTATAATCACACCGTCAGCCAGGCAGGCGTAACGGCTACATTGCGTACCAAAGGTATCTCGCTTGCAGCCGATACTTACGTGGACATCACAAAATCCGTCCCGATTTATAACAACAGCGTACAGGTATTTTCCTCGAATACGGCTGATCTCGTTGTTGCTTCAGCACCGACGGTTGAGTTCGTAACCGCTAGCGAAGCTTCCGGAAAGGCAGTGCCGCTTCATTCCAAGGTGACGCTTGCCACTGCTACAGCAGGCGCGACAATCACGTATAGCTTAAATGGAGCTGCTTCTGTAACGAGTGCAGCAAATTCAGTTGATGTTACAGTGGATGCCTTCCAAAACGGAACGGCTACAATTGTAGTAACGGCTTCGGACGGTACCTATACAACTGCGACTCAAACCTTTGTATACACGCAAAGCAAGGTCGCGAACGTAGTCGTAAGTCCGGGAAGCTCTGCAATTACGGCCGCAACGCCGCTTACATTTACATCAACTACGGCAGGTGCTGCAATCACTTATTCGCTTTATAAAAATTCCTATTCTTCCACGGACGGTTCGCTGGTGGGTACGGCCGATCAATCCTATACGGGTCCGATCACATTGGATGCATCTTACTTCCCGGTAAGAATCGTTGCAAAAGCAACGCTTGCAAATAATGTGGATAGCGATCCTATAACCTACACCTATACGGCCAAGAAAGCTACCGGCGGGGAAAAGAACTATTACGGATCCCTTCACTCGCATACGGTTAACTCGGACGGTCTGGGAACGTTGGCGGAGGCGTACGCTTATGCCAGAGATCAGGGCAAATTCGATTTCTTCATCGTAACCGACCACTCGAACTCTTTTGATACATCAACTTACGACGTCACCAAGGATCAAAACATCAATGATTACAACAAAACCAACGCCAAATGGCTGGACGGCAAAAAGGCGGCGGCGGACGCAGCCACTCCGAATTTCGTGACCGATTACGGTTATGAGATGACATGGTCCGGCGGACCCGGACACATGAATACGTTTAACACAACCGGTTTCGTCAGCCGCAACAATGCAACGTTAAACAACAAAACCAATGATGGCGGCCTTCAAACCTATTATCAAATGCTTGAGGGCACGCCGGGCTCCATTTCGCAGTTGAATCATCCCGGAGCGACATTCGGCAACTTTGCGGATTTTGGTTATCACGAGAACGCGATCGACGACAAAGTTACGCTAGTTGAAGCCGGCAACGGCGAAGGCGCCATCGGCTCCGGCGGATACTTCCGTTCTGTCGACCAATTTATTCTGGCCTTGGATAAAGGCTGGCACGTGGCCCCGACCAATAACGGCGATAATCACAAAAAAGGCTGGGGAACGTCGAATACCGCCGCGACGGTCGTTTACACGAACGATTTTACATTGAGCGGCATCTATACGGCGCTGCACGAACGTTCGGTATGGTCGACGGAGAACAGGGACTTGGATGTCACCTACCACCTGTCCGACGGCACGGATACCTACAGCATGGGCGCTATCTTGGATACTCCTCCCGCGACCGCGAACATCACGGTAACGGCGGCCAATAAGAACCCTGGCGTAGAAACGAGCAACATCGCATCCGTCAAGCTGATCAGCTACGGAGGCAAGATCGTAGATCAGAAGTCCTACCCTGTCGGAACCAGTAACGTGAATTACACCTATTCGATGACGGCGCCTGCTGCCGGTTATTACTTCGCGATCATCACGGACAACCAGGGCTTCGTAGCCGTTACCGCGCCGATCTGGCTCGGTTCAGCGCCGAAGGTCGGCATTACCTCGGTAGTCAACAGCGCGGTTATGCCTGTGACGACGGAAGCATTGAATTTAACGACAAACTTCTTCAATAGCGAAAGCGCGCCTGTCACGCTTAAGTCGGTTTCTTATACGGTAGACGGAGATTCCGCGGCCGACAAAACGTATACGCTCGGTACTAGCATCGCGCCTTCCGGCGTCGCTGCGAATGTATTCAGCTATACGCCGTCGACTCCAGGAACCAAAACCGTCACGATCAATGCCGTGATTACGGTGAACGGCGTCGATAAGACGTATACGACGACCAGCACGATGAAGGTCGTAGATATTAACGCCGTCTCTTATGTCGGGCTTGATGCCTCGCACGGCAACGAGTACGTCAGCGGAGGAAGCTATCCGAATACGATGGCCAATATGATGACGCTCGCGGGGGCTAACAGCGTGAGAGTCGTACAATTGAACACGTCGGCGGAATTAATCGCCGCAACGAGCAATCCGAAATACAAAATGATCATCCTGAATGCGCCGTCAAGAAAAAGCGTTCCCGCATGGACGACTCCGGCGAATTACACGGCGGAAGAAACCGCGGCGTTGAAAGCATTCTCGGAAAACGGCAACACGCTAGTCTTCGGAAATATCGCGGACTATGCGGAATCTGCCAACGCGGATCCGGCTTCGCCGAAGAAACATATGTCCGAGCTGCAGAACGACGTCCTGGCAGCCATCGGCTCGACGCTGCGCGAAGGCGACGATGAGGTAATGGACGACGTTACGAACGGAGGCCAAGCCTACCGGTTGTATCCGACAGAGTTCAATATGGCGAATCCGTTGCTGCAGGGCGTCGTCGACGGACAAACCTACAGCCAATACTCAGGTTCTACCATCTATGCCGTAGACCCGGTGACCGGCGAGAGAACCTCCACGCTGCCGGCCACGGTCAGCCCGCTTGTGTTCGGTTTCCCGACCACGTATTCGGCTGAAACCGATAATGACAACTTTGGATATGGATCGACGAAGAGTACGTTCCCATACGTGCTCGCCGGAACGAATAATTCGGATAAGGGACTCAATAACGCACAAGGGCTTTATATTCCGAAATATGTGAATCCAAACAGCGAGGTTGCAACGAACCCAGAAGAAAAACTGCTGGCGGCATCCGAAACGGTCACGCATGCGAACGGCACGACTTCGCTTGTCGTCGTTGCCGGCGGATCCTTCATGAGTAACTTCGAAATTTCGATCACGCAAGAGAATACCGCGACATTGCCGTACGTCAATTACAATTTAATGGACAATCTTTATAAAACGGCTAATCCGCAGACGATCACAAGCATCGCCGATGCGAAGAATCTGCCGGATGGAACGGATGTTACCATTGAAGCAACGGCGACGAGCGAGGTAAATACGCAAAGCGCGAATCCGGATGCAAACAAAGGCTTCTTCGACTCCATCTATGCGCAGGACGCATCGGGCGGCATCAATCTGTTCCCGGTTGCCTCAGGCATTCAGGAAGGACAAAAAGCAAGATTCACCGGTAAGATTACGCATTATCAAGGCGAAGTCGAATTGACCGTCAGCAAAATCACGGTTTTGGATCCAAGCATCCATAAACTCGCGCCTACGACGCTCACGACATCGGCTTCCATGTCATCCGCTAATACGGGACTATTGGTGAAAACCGAAGGTGTCGTGTCCGATATTTACAAAGATACAGACGGAACAATCAATCAATTTACGATCGATGACGGCTCCGGACCTGCGATCGTATTCATTAACGGCTACATCACAAGCGGGACAACGCTTCCGTTCGTTACAGACGGGGCAACAGTTTCCGTAGCCGGCTTGGCATCGATCGGCGAGGTTGTCAGCGATTCGGACATGCATCCGAGAATCCGGGTCAGAGACCGATCCGAGATCGTGAATGGCACAGCAAGCAATACGCCGGATGTACTCGACTTGCAATTGGCCCAATTCTACGCAAGCACCGGCAATTGGTATAATGCGGTCTACTACTACGAGCTGGCCATCAGCGGCGGAGACACCGGTCTTGATTCCGAGATGGGCGCAGCAGCGCAGCAGCTTCAACTGCAAGCCAAGAACCATATGGGAGCAGGGGAGTTCTCGCAGGCGTATGCGGACTATCAGCTTTTGTCCGCGAGTTCGGCCGTTCCTTCAGCCGTTCAAACCGATGCGACGCAAAGTCTCAGCACCAGCCCGAATATGGGCGAGGCTTGGTTCTACTACAATCAGAATAATCTCTACAACGCCGTGTACTACTTGAACGAAGAAGCGGTTAGCGGGAACGCTAGTACTGGTTGCGTCGCCTTGCTGGAATTTGTCGCAACGAAACTGCAAGAGAAGGCGCAAAGCGAGACGAAGCTAGGCGACTTTAGCGGCGCCTATATGGATTATCAATTGCTCGCTGCCAGCGCCGGCATTCCGGCAAGCATCAAGCAAGATTCGGCAAACAGCGTGAGCACGAGCGAAAACCTTGGCCAAGCTTGGTACTATCTTGACCAAAGAAATTGGTATAATGCCGTGTATTATTTGGCGCTCGAGTTACAGGCGAACGCTAGCACAGGCGTATCCGCGATGATGGAATACGCAGCAACGCAGCTGCAACAGCAAGCACAAAGCGCAACGGCATCCCAAGGTTCGTTTACCGAGTCTTATGGCGCTTACGATCTGCTGGCAAATACGGCAAATGTTCCTGCAAGCATCAAACTAGATGCCGGCAAGAGTATCGACGTTAGCGACAGCGACTACGGAAACGCGCTTTGGTATTTGAATCAATCGGATTACGCCAATGCCAAGTACTATCTGCAGCAAGTTGCGGCAAAAGGTAATGACAGTACTGGTGTCAATGCACTGATCACGTACGTGGACGGCAAATAAGTTACGTTTACAACAGGTCTCTCCGGGCTGAGGGAAGGAGCCGCCATGTGCAGCGACTTTCCTCGGCCAAGAGAGAGCTTACTAGAAGGACTAAGGAAGGCTGGGAAATTGATGCATTCAGAAGAAATGACTGCCAGAAGAACACTCAAAACAGGCAAAGGCTTCTTAGCCGTGATGTCGATCGTATTGTCCATGTTTGTATTTGCTTTCTTCGGGTGGAATCAAACGGAAGTCGAAGCTAGCGGAACCGTGCAAACGACGAAAGATAACGTTATTGTTACGGGGAATGTCAAGAACAGTAAAGGCCAGCCGATCGCGAATGTACTCGTCAAAATC
It encodes:
- a CDS encoding FN3 associated domain-containing protein; translated protein: MKVFKKALWTIGLSGLLLVNSIVPTFTATTAFAATAVNDTINPPQAIAGKADITSWNLGALPSTANTTGDMSATSGYYNDASTLLQLYQGASPLKVTAGYSYSTSSLKNTGFSNPSYWMVKTSTKGFTGLVLNFMMYSAATGPRDFNTEWSTDGSAWNSFGNLNTTGYSVKNQNATPVNYGMALPASAENQDSLYIRFVKSSEYQTSGTNGGVVGNNINNIQLYGTKDAASTTPTVTATPDAANGILDVTPITLTNSDPNAQIYYTTDGTAPATTVSGSTKLYTAPITALSEGGFAGTSPFVVKAVAKSPTLISSDVVTLSFNQQTITSNADAKQLADKTDVWVKGIGTYLNGNTTLYIQDGMKAGSGITIFKSGADFSSYVGQEIYVHGKTSLYNGLMEIAPDAVDAAHIVVRNAAPTPVTPTKIMFSQLADRTYEGMLVAFDTVKLDAIAGTGTSYYNHTVSQAGVTATLRTKGISLAADTYVDITKSVPIYNNSVQVFSSNTADLVVASAPTVEFVTASEASGKAVPLHSKVTLATATAGATITYSLNGAASVTSAANSVDVTVDAFQNGTATIVVTASDGTYTTATQTFVYTQSKVANVVVSPGSSAITAATPLTFTSTTAGAAITYSLYKNSYSSTDGSLVGTADQSYTGPITLDASYFPVRIVAKATLANNVDSDPITYTYTAKKATGGEKNYYGSLHSHTVNSDGLGTLAEAYAYARDQGKFDFFIVTDHSNSFDTSTYDVTKDQNINDYNKTNAKWLDGKKAAADAATPNFVTDYGYEMTWSGGPGHMNTFNTTGFVSRNNATLNNKTNDGGLQTYYQMLEGTPGSISQLNHPGATFGNFADFGYHENAIDDKVTLVEAGNGEGAIGSGGYFRSVDQFILALDKGWHVAPTNNGDNHKKGWGTSNTAATVVYTNDFTLSGIYTALHERSVWSTENRDLDVTYHLSDGTDTYSMGAILDTPPATANITVTAANKNPGVETSNIASVKLISYGGKIVDQKSYPVGTSNVNYTYSMTAPAAGYYFAIITDNQGFVAVTAPIWLGSAPKVGITSVVNSAVMPVTTEALNLTTNFFNSESAPVTLKSVSYTVDGDSAADKTYTLGTSIAPSGVAANVFSYTPSTPGTKTVTINAVITVNGVDKTYTTTSTMKVVDINAVSYVGLDASHGNEYVSGGSYPNTMANMMTLAGANSVRVVQLNTSAELIAATSNPKYKMIILNAPSRKSVPAWTTPANYTAEETAALKAFSENGNTLVFGNIADYAESANADPASPKKHMSELQNDVLAAIGSTLREGDDEVMDDVTNGGQAYRLYPTEFNMANPLLQGVVDGQTYSQYSGSTIYAVDPVTGERTSTLPATVSPLVFGFPTTYSAETDNDNFGYGSTKSTFPYVLAGTNNSDKGLNNAQGLYIPKYVNPNSEVATNPEEKLLAASETVTHANGTTSLVVVAGGSFMSNFEISITQENTATLPYVNYNLMDNLYKTANPQTITSIADAKNLPDGTDVTIEATATSEVNTQSANPDANKGFFDSIYAQDASGGINLFPVASGIQEGQKARFTGKITHYQGEVELTVSKITVLDPSIHKLAPTTLTTSASMSSANTGLLVKTEGVVSDIYKDTDGTINQFTIDDGSGPAIVFINGYITSGTTLPFVTDGATVSVAGLASIGEVVSDSDMHPRIRVRDRSEIVNGTASNTPDVLDLQLAQFYASTGNWYNAVYYYELAISGGDTGLDSEMGAAAQQLQLQAKNHMGAGEFSQAYADYQLLSASSAVPSAVQTDATQSLSTSPNMGEAWFYYNQNNLYNAVYYLNEEAVSGNASTGCVALLEFVATKLQEKAQSETKLGDFSGAYMDYQLLAASAGIPASIKQDSANSVSTSENLGQAWYYLDQRNWYNAVYYLALELQANASTGVSAMMEYAATQLQQQAQSATASQGSFTESYGAYDLLANTANVPASIKLDAGKSIDVSDSDYGNALWYLNQSDYANAKYYLQQVAAKGNDSTGVNALITYVDGK